A genomic region of Candidatus Marimicrobium litorale contains the following coding sequences:
- the bamC gene encoding outer membrane protein assembly factor BamC yields MSKVDKHFFRIAAAVLTLSLSACGSIFGDEGVFRDRSEDYKQAPQIAPVELPDGMKSAEMEDIYVIPPVQDAYLDDEEFEVPRPTPLGSSATQELVRIQRLGLDSWILVGVAPGQVWPQVRNFISASGMQVARADARAGTMESNWVTLEGRPLSSRFRFRMEQGVQRGTSELHVLQMNQRGGEELWPAESDDASQEAEMLRALAQYMADSAETAPVSMLAEQGIRATGKIALVEAPEGYFYLRLDLPYDRAWASLGRALEKSSFIISDRNRSEGLYYVRFSADGSDDETGWWSRLWENQDDVIDEDQILLVSMEPLSEESMSIRMNPQDAAIVLDKREQQELLVAIKGNIN; encoded by the coding sequence ATGAGCAAGGTAGATAAACATTTTTTCCGTATTGCAGCGGCTGTGCTGACACTGTCTCTGTCAGCATGCGGTTCTATTTTCGGTGATGAGGGTGTCTTCCGCGATCGTTCTGAGGACTACAAGCAGGCGCCCCAGATCGCACCGGTTGAACTTCCCGATGGTATGAAGAGCGCCGAGATGGAGGATATTTACGTCATCCCGCCGGTGCAGGACGCCTACCTCGACGACGAGGAGTTTGAGGTGCCGCGACCTACGCCCCTTGGCAGCAGCGCGACGCAGGAGTTGGTCAGGATTCAGCGCCTGGGCCTGGACAGTTGGATACTGGTGGGCGTTGCCCCCGGGCAAGTTTGGCCGCAGGTGCGGAATTTTATTTCCGCCTCGGGCATGCAGGTTGCGCGGGCAGATGCTCGAGCGGGCACTATGGAATCCAACTGGGTGACATTGGAGGGGCGCCCTTTGTCCAGCCGCTTTCGTTTCCGAATGGAGCAGGGCGTGCAGCGTGGTACCAGTGAATTACACGTATTACAAATGAATCAACGAGGTGGCGAAGAGCTCTGGCCGGCGGAGTCAGATGACGCTAGTCAAGAGGCGGAGATGTTGAGGGCACTCGCTCAGTACATGGCCGATAGCGCTGAGACCGCGCCCGTTTCAATGCTGGCGGAGCAGGGCATCAGGGCAACTGGTAAGATCGCTCTGGTCGAAGCGCCCGAAGGCTACTTTTACCTTCGCTTAGACCTCCCCTATGATCGCGCTTGGGCTTCCCTCGGCCGCGCACTGGAGAAATCGTCTTTTATAATCTCTGACCGAAACCGCAGTGAGGGACTTTACTATGTCCGCTTCAGTGCAGATGGCAGTGATGACGAAACAGGATGGTGGTCCAGGTTGTGGGAAAATCAGGATGATGTAATTGATGAAGACCAAATATTACTGGTCTCCATGGAGCCATTGTCCGAGGAGTCCATGAGCATCCGGATGAACCCGCAGGATGCCGCTATTGTTCTCGATAAGCGGGAACAGCAGGAGTTGCTAGTCGCCATCAAGGGCAATATCAACTAG
- a CDS encoding MBL fold metallo-hydrolase: protein MQFASLGSGSKGNSTLVQVGETLVMIDCGFSLRETLRRLARLGVDPVQIDAILVTHEHSDHCSGVAALSNKYDIPVYLTHGTAGTGRCDGSHDYCLFNCEAAFDIGELQIKAVAVPHDAVEPCQYRLSTADLSVGILTDLGSITPHVIDNFRHCDSLLLEFNHDEVMLQEGSYPHHLKQRVGGDWGHLNNLQAADFLQQVGSGLQHLVVAHISEKNNSLERAQDAILGALGSLDSVTFAAQAGGFDWLTLKRG, encoded by the coding sequence GTGCAATTCGCCTCTCTCGGTTCGGGTAGCAAGGGCAACTCCACTCTCGTTCAGGTGGGTGAGACGCTCGTGATGATTGATTGCGGCTTTTCTCTGCGAGAAACGCTGCGCAGATTGGCTCGTCTCGGCGTAGATCCCGTTCAAATTGACGCGATTCTCGTTACTCATGAGCATAGCGATCATTGCAGCGGCGTGGCTGCTCTCTCGAACAAGTACGATATTCCTGTGTATCTCACACACGGTACAGCGGGTACGGGTCGTTGCGATGGCTCTCACGACTACTGCCTGTTTAACTGTGAGGCGGCCTTTGACATTGGCGAATTACAGATCAAGGCTGTGGCGGTGCCTCACGATGCAGTGGAGCCCTGCCAATATCGGCTGTCCACGGCAGATTTAAGCGTGGGTATTCTCACAGATCTCGGCAGCATAACCCCTCATGTTATCGATAACTTTCGTCACTGCGACAGCCTGTTGCTGGAATTTAATCACGATGAGGTAATGTTGCAGGAGGGTTCTTATCCGCACCATCTCAAACAGCGTGTCGGTGGTGACTGGGGGCATTTGAACAATCTCCAGGCAGCTGATTTTTTACAGCAGGTAGGTTCCGGCTTACAACACCTGGTGGTGGCGCATATCAGCGAGAAGAACAACAGCCTGGAACGGGCGCAAGATGCCATACTTGGAGCGCTGGGTTCACTTGACTCAGTGACATTCGCCGCGCAGGCCGGGGGGTTTGACTGGTTGACTTTGAAGCGAGGTTAA
- a CDS encoding class I SAM-dependent methyltransferase yields MFAVRKMLHQAAPEFPAVLAAGGGQAERARDLARRLQLPLLPIGAEFTAMPAGKVVLFVEPDGLALQYTGMGAPGPVRVAFEGGDMLHRRRTGGARLLGKAVGHGKKTVLHVLDATAGLGRDAFMLADIGCRVRLCERELLLAELLRDALDRAALARDPQLRAAVQSLQLFASDSTALDAGQLDGLDVIYLDPMFPQRSKSAAVKKEMAIFQALLQHTVPSDADRLLSWALQQDVARIVVKRPLRAPHLGAVLPSHSVVGKTVRFDVHVRRKLA; encoded by the coding sequence ATGTTTGCCGTCCGGAAAATGTTGCACCAGGCTGCTCCTGAATTTCCGGCTGTTCTGGCCGCAGGCGGTGGTCAGGCGGAGCGCGCCCGGGATCTTGCCCGGCGCTTGCAGCTGCCATTGCTTCCCATTGGCGCGGAGTTCACCGCGATGCCAGCCGGGAAGGTGGTGTTGTTTGTGGAGCCTGACGGTTTGGCGCTGCAGTATACGGGGATGGGAGCGCCGGGGCCGGTGAGGGTGGCATTTGAAGGCGGCGATATGCTTCACCGTCGACGTACGGGCGGTGCTCGCTTGCTGGGTAAGGCGGTTGGCCACGGTAAAAAAACCGTTTTGCATGTGCTGGACGCAACCGCTGGTCTGGGGCGCGACGCCTTCATGCTCGCAGACATTGGTTGTCGTGTCCGCCTGTGTGAACGTGAGCTACTGCTGGCGGAATTATTGCGGGATGCGCTCGATCGTGCTGCCCTTGCGCGCGACCCGCAGCTGCGAGCGGCGGTGCAGAGTCTGCAGTTATTTGCCTCTGATTCGACTGCACTGGATGCGGGCCAGCTGGATGGACTGGATGTGATTTATCTGGACCCTATGTTTCCGCAGCGTTCCAAGAGCGCGGCCGTCAAGAAGGAAATGGCCATTTTTCAGGCGCTGCTGCAGCACACAGTGCCGAGCGATGCTGATAGACTGCTGTCGTGGGCATTGCAGCAGGATGTTGCCAGGATTGTGGTCAAACGTCCCCTGCGAGCCCCCCACCTCGGCGCAGTATTGCCTTCGCACAGTGTCGTCGGTAAGACCGTGCGATTCGATGTGCATGTACGCCGCAAGCTGGCTTGA
- a CDS encoding SDR family NAD(P)-dependent oxidoreductase, which translates to MPDSKTIALVTGASAGLGAEFCRQLAARCDVVIGVARRQDRLDALAAEIAGSAEFHALQADLATVEGVSRTMEALRQRGPVTMLVNNAGVGSMGEFDSLAIESQRAMVSLHVDATMSLCRAAIPFMREQGGGEIVNVSSLGSLVEGKGMAVYGATKAFLNYFSLALQAELAGTGIEVQALCPGFTRTEFHDAMVSEGFDRDWIPESMWQTAEQVVEVSLAALGSGRVIVVPGAANCAMAKSGLEQQLALLD; encoded by the coding sequence ATGCCTGACAGTAAAACCATCGCACTGGTTACCGGTGCATCTGCTGGCCTTGGTGCTGAATTCTGTCGCCAGTTAGCCGCTCGCTGTGATGTTGTTATTGGGGTGGCCAGGCGTCAGGATCGGCTTGATGCACTGGCCGCTGAGATCGCCGGGTCGGCGGAATTTCATGCCTTGCAAGCGGATCTTGCCACTGTAGAGGGGGTTTCGAGAACCATGGAGGCTCTGCGACAACGGGGCCCGGTGACGATGCTGGTGAACAATGCAGGTGTGGGGTCAATGGGCGAATTTGACTCCCTTGCGATTGAGTCGCAGCGCGCCATGGTGAGTTTACATGTGGATGCGACGATGAGCCTGTGTCGGGCAGCCATTCCCTTTATGCGTGAACAGGGCGGTGGCGAAATCGTCAATGTCTCCTCGTTGGGTAGTCTGGTGGAGGGGAAGGGGATGGCCGTCTACGGTGCGACCAAAGCATTTCTGAATTATTTTTCGCTGGCCCTGCAGGCAGAGCTGGCGGGCACAGGTATCGAGGTGCAAGCCCTTTGTCCCGGGTTTACTCGTACGGAATTCCACGATGCGATGGTCTCTGAGGGCTTTGACCGCGACTGGATTCCAGAGTCGATGTGGCAGACGGCGGAGCAGGTAGTAGAGGTAAGCCTGGCAGCGCTTGGCAGCGGCCGGGTGATTGTGGTTCCCGGCGCCGCTAATTGCGCTATGGCCAAGTCAGGACTGGAGCAACAGCTCGCGCTACTCGACTAG
- the dapE gene encoding succinyl-diaminopimelate desuccinylase gives MERTLDICSELIRRPSVTPEDAGCQALMMEHLQALGFECTGLPFGKVSNFWAQRGDSGPVLAFAGHTDVVPTGPVDAWDTPPFEPTLTDGVLFGRGSADMKGSLAAMLVACEEFVAEHPNHRGRIGFLITSDEEGPAVDGTVRVLEYLQDIGQSIDWCVVGEPSSSATLGDVIKNGRRGSLGATLTVHGVQGHIAYPHLATNPIHALMPAIHALTTETWDEGNEFFPPTSFQVSNIHAGTGATNVIPGEAKIDFNFRFSTEVTDEELRKRTTSILEGFELDYSLDWNLSGQPFLTPAGELVQAAIDSIEQVTGCKPELSTAGGTSDGRFIAPTGAQVVEIGPSNATIHKLNEQVLATDLPRLAAIYKGVMSRLLVE, from the coding sequence ATGGAACGCACGCTAGACATATGCAGTGAACTGATCCGACGACCTTCGGTTACACCTGAGGATGCTGGTTGCCAGGCATTGATGATGGAGCATTTACAGGCTCTCGGTTTCGAGTGCACTGGCTTGCCCTTCGGCAAAGTGAGCAATTTTTGGGCGCAGCGCGGTGACTCCGGCCCCGTACTTGCATTCGCGGGCCACACCGATGTGGTACCCACCGGACCGGTCGATGCCTGGGATACACCCCCTTTCGAGCCCACACTCACCGATGGCGTTCTGTTCGGTCGCGGCAGTGCGGATATGAAAGGTAGCCTGGCAGCGATGCTGGTTGCCTGTGAGGAATTTGTCGCAGAACACCCCAACCACCGGGGCAGAATCGGTTTTCTCATCACCTCCGACGAGGAGGGCCCGGCCGTAGATGGCACGGTTCGCGTACTAGAATACCTGCAGGATATCGGCCAATCCATCGACTGGTGTGTGGTCGGTGAGCCCTCCAGTTCAGCAACGCTGGGCGACGTGATAAAGAATGGCCGACGGGGCTCACTGGGCGCTACCCTGACTGTTCATGGGGTACAGGGTCATATCGCTTACCCCCATTTGGCAACCAACCCAATTCACGCACTGATGCCGGCAATACATGCACTGACCACGGAGACTTGGGACGAGGGCAACGAATTCTTCCCCCCGACGTCTTTCCAGGTTTCTAACATCCACGCCGGTACAGGTGCGACCAACGTTATCCCCGGAGAAGCCAAAATCGATTTTAATTTCCGCTTTTCTACCGAGGTAACGGATGAAGAACTGCGCAAGCGCACAACCAGCATACTCGAGGGTTTCGAACTGGATTACAGCCTTGACTGGAACCTCAGTGGCCAACCTTTTCTGACGCCGGCAGGCGAACTGGTGCAGGCCGCAATAGACAGCATCGAGCAGGTAACCGGGTGCAAGCCCGAACTATCAACCGCAGGCGGCACTTCTGACGGGCGTTTCATCGCTCCCACCGGAGCACAAGTAGTGGAAATAGGGCCGAGCAATGCCACTATTCACAAGCTCAACGAACAGGTGCTGGCAACCGACTTGCCGCGCTTGGCTGCTATATACAAGGGTGTTATGAGTAGACTGCTAGTCGAGTAG
- the dapD gene encoding 2,3,4,5-tetrahydropyridine-2,6-dicarboxylate N-succinyltransferase: protein MSDDVFAFGLGVGTHNNGGEWLEVYFPTPVLNPSRALADAVRECDNNAALSGSDLEALETALTAAGESAQADLAARFRSTKQPVVAVLLTADEQPNNVPEAYLKLQLLSHRLVKPHGTNLEGLFGALPNVAWTNEGAVDIEELPERQLAARLRGEVLDVSCVDKFPKMTNYVVPTGLRIAHTARVRLGAYLGEGTTVMHEGFVNFNAGTEGPGMIEGRISAGVMIGAGSDLGGGASTMGTLSGGGKLVNGMGEGCLVGANGGTGIPLGDRCTIEAGLYLTAGTKVAMLDADGAAVETVRASDLAAKSDLLFRRNSTTGAVECLTNRSAVELNEELHAHN from the coding sequence ATGAGCGATGACGTTTTTGCGTTTGGCCTGGGTGTAGGCACCCATAACAATGGGGGCGAATGGCTCGAGGTCTATTTTCCCACCCCCGTCCTAAATCCGTCCCGGGCGCTGGCAGATGCTGTGCGCGAATGCGACAACAATGCCGCGCTGAGCGGCTCCGATCTCGAGGCGCTAGAGACTGCGCTGACGGCAGCCGGCGAGTCCGCTCAGGCAGACCTGGCGGCCAGATTTCGCAGTACAAAGCAGCCGGTCGTAGCTGTATTGTTGACTGCAGATGAACAACCAAATAACGTTCCGGAGGCCTACCTAAAACTGCAGTTGCTCTCCCACAGGCTGGTAAAACCCCATGGCACGAATCTTGAAGGCCTGTTTGGCGCACTCCCCAACGTAGCGTGGACCAACGAGGGCGCAGTGGACATCGAGGAACTGCCAGAGCGACAACTGGCAGCTCGTTTGCGTGGTGAGGTTCTTGACGTGAGCTGTGTCGACAAGTTCCCCAAGATGACTAATTACGTGGTGCCCACTGGCCTGCGTATTGCACATACCGCGCGCGTGCGACTCGGCGCCTATCTGGGTGAAGGAACAACCGTCATGCATGAGGGCTTTGTGAACTTCAATGCCGGGACCGAGGGGCCGGGCATGATCGAAGGCCGCATTTCCGCAGGCGTCATGATTGGAGCGGGCTCGGACCTGGGAGGCGGCGCTTCCACTATGGGCACCCTGTCCGGGGGCGGCAAACTGGTCAACGGTATGGGCGAAGGCTGTCTGGTCGGGGCCAATGGCGGTACCGGCATCCCACTGGGAGACCGTTGCACGATCGAAGCGGGGCTCTACCTTACCGCAGGCACGAAAGTTGCTATGCTCGACGCAGATGGTGCAGCCGTGGAAACAGTCAGGGCTAGCGATCTTGCGGCCAAATCTGACCTGCTGTTCCGTCGCAACTCGACCACAGGCGCGGTAGAGTGCCTGACTAATCGCAGTGCCGTAGAGCTCAACGAGGAGCTTCACGCGCACAACTGA
- a CDS encoding ArsC family reductase: MVTLYGIKNCDTVKKARKWLDAHGIEYRYHDFRDDGLEKSALQTWVKELGWETVINRRSTSWRALDSSARDTMNDQSAAAAALSQPTLVKRPLLDTGKQCHTGFTPADYEKIFELHTL, translated from the coding sequence GTGGTCACTCTGTACGGTATCAAGAACTGCGACACAGTGAAAAAAGCGCGCAAGTGGCTGGACGCGCACGGCATAGAGTATCGATATCACGATTTTCGCGATGACGGTCTGGAAAAGAGCGCACTGCAAACCTGGGTCAAGGAATTAGGCTGGGAAACAGTGATCAATCGTCGCAGCACCAGCTGGAGAGCGTTGGATTCCAGTGCACGTGACACCATGAACGACCAGTCCGCCGCAGCGGCAGCACTGTCCCAACCGACACTGGTTAAGCGTCCGCTGCTCGATACAGGAAAGCAGTGCCATACAGGCTTTACTCCCGCCGACTACGAAAAAATTTTTGAGTTGCACACCCTATGA
- the nth gene encoding endonuclease III gives MLKAERTEYILHRLQALYPETPVPLDHKDPYTLLIAVLLSAQCTDERVNKVTPALFKRADNPAEMSRLSVKEIEALIKSCGLSPQKAKAIQRLSEILIEEHWGEVPCDIDALERLPGVGHKTASVVMSQAFGVPAFPVDTHIHRLAQRWGLTSGRNVSQTEKDLKRLFPMDQWNRLHLQIIFYGREFCTARGCDGRGCDICQACYPNRKSPKKTKKA, from the coding sequence ATGCTTAAAGCCGAGCGCACCGAGTACATCCTGCATCGCTTGCAGGCGCTGTATCCGGAAACTCCTGTTCCGCTTGATCATAAAGACCCCTACACACTACTGATAGCCGTTCTGCTCAGCGCACAGTGCACGGACGAACGGGTAAACAAGGTGACACCGGCACTGTTTAAGCGCGCAGACAACCCAGCAGAGATGTCCCGGTTGAGCGTGAAAGAGATCGAGGCACTGATCAAATCCTGTGGACTTTCGCCGCAAAAAGCGAAAGCCATACAGCGCCTCAGTGAAATACTTATTGAAGAACACTGGGGCGAAGTGCCCTGTGACATTGATGCACTGGAGCGCCTCCCGGGCGTGGGTCACAAAACGGCCAGCGTGGTTATGTCACAGGCCTTCGGCGTGCCCGCATTCCCCGTCGACACGCATATTCATCGCCTGGCCCAGCGCTGGGGGCTGACCAGTGGAAGAAATGTCAGCCAGACCGAGAAAGATCTAAAACGCCTATTCCCAATGGACCAGTGGAATCGATTGCACCTACAGATTATTTTCTACGGTCGCGAATTCTGCACGGCACGCGGTTGCGATGGACGGGGCTGCGACATATGCCAGGCGTGCTACCCAAATCGTAAATCACCAAAGAAGACCAAAAAGGCCTAG
- the dapC gene encoding succinyldiaminopimelate transaminase codes for MKPDLQKLEPYPFAKLKDLFDDVTPAPDKTPIALSIGEPQHESPAFVLQVIEDNLSRMAKYPTTAGMPELRSAIAGWLNNRFKLEHVDPGQQVLPVNGTREALFALAQTVIDPVPGAQVMCPNPFYQIYEGATLLAGATPYFINCSQDTGLLPDFDSVPKENWQRCQLLYLCTPGNPTGAVMSYDQLKTIIELSHEHNFIIASDECYSEIYPDDSAPPTGLLQACSQMGDPNFRNCISFHSLSKRSNLPGLRSGFVAGDADILKPFLQYRTYHGCAMPIHHQLASIAAWSDEDHVRINRQRYREKFSHVLKALHGHLPVTQPDAGFYLWPQTPVSDTEFARGLYREEHLTVLPGRFLGREAHGLNPGENRVRMALVANLDDCIEAAHRITRYLSRL; via the coding sequence ATGAAGCCTGATCTACAAAAACTCGAGCCCTACCCTTTCGCCAAGCTGAAAGACTTATTCGACGATGTGACCCCGGCGCCTGACAAGACGCCGATAGCGCTGTCGATAGGCGAACCGCAACACGAGTCGCCAGCATTCGTTCTGCAGGTTATCGAAGATAATCTGTCGCGCATGGCCAAGTATCCCACCACCGCAGGGATGCCGGAACTACGCAGCGCTATCGCCGGTTGGCTGAATAACAGGTTCAAGCTTGAACATGTCGATCCGGGGCAGCAGGTGCTGCCGGTCAATGGAACACGCGAAGCGCTGTTTGCCCTAGCCCAGACAGTCATCGACCCCGTGCCAGGTGCGCAAGTCATGTGCCCTAACCCCTTTTATCAAATCTATGAGGGCGCGACTCTACTGGCGGGCGCTACCCCGTATTTCATCAACTGCTCACAGGATACCGGCCTACTGCCCGATTTTGACAGTGTCCCAAAAGAGAATTGGCAGCGCTGCCAACTGCTCTATCTTTGCACTCCAGGGAACCCCACCGGCGCTGTCATGTCATATGACCAGTTGAAGACAATTATCGAACTGTCCCATGAGCACAATTTCATCATTGCCAGCGACGAGTGCTATTCAGAGATATACCCGGACGATAGCGCGCCGCCCACCGGTCTGCTGCAAGCCTGCTCACAAATGGGTGACCCGAACTTTCGTAACTGCATTTCGTTCCACAGCCTGTCAAAAAGATCCAACCTGCCTGGCCTGCGCTCCGGTTTTGTCGCCGGCGATGCCGATATTCTGAAACCCTTTCTGCAGTACCGGACGTACCATGGCTGCGCCATGCCAATACACCACCAGCTCGCCAGTATCGCTGCCTGGAGTGACGAGGATCACGTCAGAATTAACCGGCAACGATACCGTGAAAAATTCAGTCATGTGCTCAAAGCGCTGCATGGACACCTGCCTGTCACTCAGCCAGACGCGGGGTTTTACCTTTGGCCACAAACCCCCGTCAGTGATACCGAGTTCGCTCGCGGACTGTACAGAGAGGAACACCTTACCGTGTTGCCAGGCCGATTTCTCGGCAGAGAGGCCCATGGCCTGAACCCGGGAGAGAACAGGGTCAGAATGGCGCTGGTCGCCAACCTGGATGATTGTATCGAGGCAGCACATCGAATCACACGCTATCTGAGCAGGCTATAG
- the glnD gene encoding [protein-PII] uridylyltransferase, protein MTAGQPGELPQDLFDPAQLNAQLVSGDTIHCCKQAISTATDYMHGQFRAGAQAHDLIRLRASFIDVLLGTLWDRQSWGSSQLAMVAVGGYGRGELHPHSDVDLLFLVGDGDNNSNEELSSFLTLLWDIGLDIGHSVRDVSECAKRAAEDITILTNLMEARVISGDAALMERVRELTRPDKIWPSSDFFKAKLEEQRARHNKFADTEYNLEPNVKGSPGGLRDLQIIGWIAERHFGVTAIEDISAEEFVSTDEMTILITGRNFMWQVRYALHMITGRAEDRLLFEYQRELADLWGFKDEKKLAVEQFMQIYYRWALALGQLNEVLILNFDQAILREHQADDITALDEYFQIRNGYIEARHENLFNQCPNALLTVFLECATHENIIGISAPTIRMIRDSRHLIDDAFRADPRNKKTFLNILAAPHKMTRQLRRMNRYGILGDYLPEFGRITGQMQHDLFHTYTVDAHTLEVIKNSRRFQFPDLEDKFPVSSRVARRLRKVELLYIAGLYHDIGKGRGGDHSELGAVDAATFCDEHGLDARDTELVVWLVKNHLLMSAVSQRKDISDPEVIQQFAQHVGDEEHLDYLYTLTVADINGTNPTLWNAWRGSLLRQLYTETRRALRRGLDNPVDKQAIITQARSAAAEILDGRGFTPDELDDMWSERTEEYFLRERSEDIAWHSEAIADHHHRDVPLVLIRNLAESSIANTTQIFIHARSHPQLFSKICAALEQLDLSIYDARIYSSSDGMCLDTFFILDSAGQPISEDGARLAHIKQYLSDELGNKTEHPATSTRLTPRKMKSFSVPTETRMSIDKIKNQSVLEVLTPDRPGLLARLGKIFVSLNIEVQAAKIQTLGERVEDVFFITDTNQQAITDPAVCDSLQSKIREELDELAAA, encoded by the coding sequence ATGACCGCCGGGCAACCCGGAGAACTACCACAGGACTTGTTTGACCCTGCGCAGCTAAACGCTCAACTAGTCAGCGGAGACACCATCCACTGCTGCAAGCAGGCCATTTCTACCGCAACCGACTACATGCATGGACAGTTCCGCGCTGGTGCGCAAGCTCACGACCTTATCCGTCTGCGTGCATCTTTTATCGACGTCCTGCTTGGCACCCTCTGGGATCGTCAGAGCTGGGGCAGTTCACAACTGGCGATGGTAGCAGTCGGGGGCTACGGCCGCGGCGAACTGCACCCTCACTCGGATGTGGATTTACTGTTTCTGGTGGGAGATGGCGATAACAACAGCAACGAGGAACTCTCCAGCTTCCTCACATTGCTGTGGGACATCGGCCTGGATATCGGGCATAGCGTAAGGGATGTCTCAGAATGTGCAAAGCGGGCAGCAGAAGACATCACAATTCTGACCAACCTAATGGAAGCACGGGTTATTAGCGGCGATGCCGCTCTGATGGAGCGTGTTCGAGAACTGACAAGACCGGACAAGATCTGGCCCAGCAGCGATTTCTTCAAGGCAAAACTGGAAGAGCAAAGAGCACGCCACAATAAGTTCGCCGATACTGAGTATAACCTCGAGCCCAATGTTAAAGGCTCTCCGGGCGGTTTGCGCGATCTACAAATAATTGGATGGATTGCGGAGCGCCACTTTGGCGTCACAGCGATCGAAGACATCAGCGCCGAGGAATTTGTCAGCACCGACGAAATGACGATTCTGATAACCGGACGAAATTTTATGTGGCAGGTGCGCTACGCATTGCACATGATAACCGGGCGCGCTGAGGATCGACTGTTGTTTGAATACCAGCGGGAGCTGGCCGATCTGTGGGGATTCAAGGACGAAAAAAAGCTCGCTGTAGAGCAGTTCATGCAAATTTATTACCGCTGGGCACTGGCGCTTGGACAGCTAAATGAAGTTCTAATCCTCAATTTTGACCAGGCTATATTGCGTGAGCATCAGGCTGACGACATCACTGCACTGGACGAATACTTTCAGATACGCAATGGCTACATTGAGGCTCGCCATGAAAACCTATTCAACCAGTGTCCCAATGCGCTGCTGACCGTCTTTCTAGAGTGCGCCACCCACGAAAATATCATCGGCATCTCTGCCCCGACCATTCGCATGATCAGGGATAGCCGGCACCTGATAGATGATGCTTTCAGGGCAGACCCGCGCAACAAGAAGACCTTTCTGAACATACTGGCCGCACCACACAAGATGACCCGCCAGCTGAGACGCATGAATCGCTACGGCATCCTTGGCGATTACTTGCCGGAGTTTGGCCGGATTACGGGCCAGATGCAGCACGACCTTTTTCACACTTACACGGTAGACGCGCACACGCTGGAGGTGATAAAAAACAGCCGCCGTTTTCAGTTCCCGGACCTGGAAGATAAATTCCCGGTATCGAGCCGTGTCGCGCGTCGCTTGCGCAAGGTTGAGTTACTCTACATTGCCGGTCTTTATCACGATATCGGCAAAGGCAGAGGTGGAGACCACTCGGAGCTCGGCGCAGTCGATGCAGCGACATTCTGCGACGAGCACGGCCTTGACGCCCGAGATACCGAGCTGGTGGTCTGGCTGGTCAAAAACCATCTTCTGATGTCGGCCGTCTCTCAGCGCAAGGACATCTCCGACCCAGAAGTCATCCAGCAATTTGCGCAACATGTCGGCGATGAAGAACACCTTGATTATCTTTATACCCTGACAGTCGCTGACATCAATGGCACCAACCCCACACTCTGGAACGCGTGGCGCGGAAGCCTGCTGCGGCAGCTTTACACAGAAACGCGCAGAGCATTGCGGCGAGGGCTGGATAATCCGGTGGACAAGCAGGCCATCATAACGCAGGCGCGCAGCGCAGCCGCAGAGATTCTGGACGGGCGGGGCTTCACCCCTGACGAACTGGATGACATGTGGAGCGAGCGCACTGAAGAATACTTCCTGCGTGAGCGAAGCGAAGATATCGCTTGGCACAGCGAGGCTATCGCAGACCATCATCATCGCGACGTACCGCTGGTTCTCATACGTAACCTGGCTGAATCAAGCATTGCCAACACCACTCAAATTTTTATCCATGCGCGCAGTCATCCCCAACTTTTTTCAAAAATTTGTGCCGCACTCGAACAATTGGACCTGAGCATCTACGATGCGCGCATTTACAGCTCCAGCGACGGCATGTGCCTTGACACGTTTTTTATTCTCGATTCCGCGGGGCAACCTATTTCGGAAGACGGGGCGAGACTGGCGCATATCAAGCAATACCTGAGCGACGAACTGGGAAACAAGACCGAGCATCCAGCCACATCCACCCGGCTGACCCCACGGAAGATGAAGTCGTTTTCCGTGCCAACCGAAACTCGCATGAGCATCGACAAGATTAAGAACCAGTCTGTGCTGGAAGTGTTGACGCCAGACCGACCCGGGCTACTTGCCAGGCTCGGGAAGATATTCGTCTCACTCAATATCGAGGTTCAGGCAGCCAAGATCCAGACCCTCGGTGAGCGTGTCGAGGACGTATTTTTTATTACCGACACGAATCAGCAGGCTATTACCGACCCGGCCGTCTGCGACAGCCTGCAAAGCAAAATTCGCGAAGAACTTGACGAACTGGCCGCAGCCTGA